A genomic segment from Deltaproteobacteria bacterium encodes:
- the purL gene encoding phosphoribosylformylglycinamidine synthase subunit PurL — protein MEKLDRMLKELNIATSEYKKIVKYLGREPNITELWIFSAMWSEHCSYKSSKVYLKRLPSTGKQVLIGPGENAGAVSIGNGLAVIFKMESHNHPSFIEPYNGAATGVGGILRDVFTMGARPVAILDSLRFGEPDNDKMRYLIDGVVSGIAGYGNCMGIPTVGGEIYFDDSYKSNILVNAMAVGIANVDRIFLSKAYGVGNPVFYVGSKTGRDGIHGATMASASFSEETAELKPTVQVGDPFMEKLLMEACLELMQTDHIVAIQDMGAAGLTSSSVEMAAKGGLGIEIDLDRVPTREQGMLAHEVMLSESQERMLIIAKKGHEKAVEKIFKKWGLDVGIIGKLIKSPEIIIKTGNEIKAQLPLSSLVDISPVYIRYAKMPDHISTLKDFSYDELPEPGDYKKTLLDLLASPSIGNKAWAYKQYDYMVGTDTVIKPGGGTALIRIKGTKKGIAITTDGNGRYTYLDPYAGSVIAVCEAARNIACAGAKPIAITDCLNYGNPEKPEVMWQFIESINGIESACMRLGIPVVSGNVSFYNETEGKSIFPTPVIGMVGLIDDVNKRITPDFKNNGDLIITLGNTLDELGGSEYLKLITGAIKGSPPSIKPELENRIIELILTMNESGIVKSATDCSEGGLGVAIAESAISGDIGAKIKIKWRYRPDIELFSETQHRILITIDRSDLKRLKLMADKNNVPFQTIGTVNGKSLSIDGLFSIPVNELKNVYNKGLQ, from the coding sequence ATGGAAAAATTAGACAGGATGCTTAAAGAACTTAATATCGCAACCAGCGAGTATAAAAAAATAGTTAAATATTTAGGCAGAGAACCCAACATTACAGAGCTCTGGATATTCTCTGCTATGTGGAGTGAACATTGCAGTTATAAAAGCTCAAAGGTTTACCTTAAAAGACTGCCCTCAACAGGTAAACAGGTTTTGATCGGCCCAGGCGAGAATGCGGGGGCTGTTTCAATAGGTAATGGGCTTGCAGTGATCTTTAAAATGGAGAGCCATAATCATCCATCATTTATTGAGCCGTACAATGGTGCTGCAACAGGTGTTGGCGGCATACTTAGAGACGTTTTTACAATGGGTGCAAGACCTGTTGCTATACTTGATTCCCTAAGGTTCGGAGAACCCGACAATGATAAAATGAGATATCTGATAGATGGTGTTGTATCGGGTATTGCTGGATACGGTAATTGCATGGGTATCCCGACCGTCGGCGGTGAGATATACTTTGATGATTCATATAAATCCAATATCCTTGTTAATGCAATGGCGGTTGGAATAGCTAACGTTGATCGCATATTTCTTTCAAAGGCTTACGGAGTAGGTAATCCCGTTTTTTATGTGGGTTCTAAAACAGGAAGGGACGGGATTCATGGAGCTACAATGGCTTCCGCGAGCTTTTCAGAGGAAACCGCGGAACTAAAACCAACTGTTCAGGTGGGAGATCCTTTTATGGAAAAACTGCTAATGGAGGCATGTCTTGAGCTTATGCAAACAGACCATATTGTTGCAATACAGGATATGGGTGCTGCAGGGCTTACTTCATCATCAGTGGAAATGGCCGCAAAGGGCGGTCTCGGAATTGAGATCGACCTTGACAGGGTTCCCACAAGAGAGCAAGGCATGCTTGCGCATGAGGTTATGCTTTCCGAATCACAGGAGAGGATGCTTATTATTGCAAAAAAAGGTCATGAAAAAGCGGTTGAAAAGATATTTAAGAAATGGGGGCTTGATGTCGGCATTATCGGCAAACTTATAAAATCGCCGGAGATCATAATAAAGACGGGTAATGAAATTAAGGCACAATTACCTCTTTCATCGCTTGTTGATATCTCGCCAGTCTATATAAGGTATGCAAAGATGCCTGATCACATAAGCACTTTAAAAGATTTTTCTTATGATGAGCTTCCGGAACCCGGTGATTATAAAAAAACGTTACTCGATTTGCTTGCATCACCAAGCATAGGTAATAAAGCATGGGCGTATAAACAATACGATTACATGGTAGGCACGGATACGGTTATAAAACCCGGCGGCGGTACCGCTTTGATAAGAATAAAAGGCACAAAAAAGGGTATAGCAATAACGACCGATGGTAATGGCAGGTATACTTATCTTGACCCGTATGCCGGATCTGTCATTGCCGTATGTGAAGCTGCAAGAAATATTGCATGTGCCGGAGCAAAACCAATTGCAATTACAGATTGTCTTAATTACGGAAATCCGGAAAAACCTGAAGTTATGTGGCAGTTTATAGAATCAATAAATGGAATTGAGTCGGCCTGTATGAGATTGGGCATACCGGTCGTTAGCGGCAATGTTAGTTTTTATAATGAAACAGAGGGTAAATCCATATTTCCTACACCCGTTATTGGTATGGTGGGATTGATAGATGATGTAAATAAACGCATAACGCCTGATTTTAAGAACAACGGGGATCTCATCATTACGCTTGGCAACACCCTTGATGAGCTTGGCGGCAGTGAGTATCTTAAACTTATAACAGGTGCAATAAAGGGCAGCCCGCCCTCGATAAAACCGGAATTGGAGAATCGGATTATTGAGTTAATTCTTACAATGAACGAATCGGGTATAGTGAAATCGGCAACCGATTGTTCTGAGGGAGGGCTTGGTGTTGCAATAGCAGAAAGCGCAATATCGGGAGATATAGGTGCAAAAATAAAGATAAAATGGAGATACAGACCCGATATAGAATTGTTTTCCGAGACGCAACACAGGATTTTAATAACTATAGATAGGTCAGACTTAAAAAGGTTAAAGTTGATGGCGGATAAAAATAATGTGCCGTTTCAAACGATTGGGACAGTTAATGGAAAATCGCTGAGCATTGACGGCCTGTTTTCCATTCCTGTTAATGAATTAAAAAATGTGTATAATAAAGGTTTACAATAG
- the purF gene encoding amidophosphoribosyltransferase, with protein sequence MDELKEDCGVFGIWDDNDAAKLTYLGLYALQHRGQESAGIAISDGTKLYSYKQMGYVNEIFNEHVLAMFRGKNAIGHVRYSTYGSSDLRNAQPFAVEYKAGGLAIAHNGNIVNYETIRTRLENEGSIFQSTMDTEVIVHLVAKSNRETLHERLAEALNEIRGAYSLLVLTENELIAVRDPYGFRPLVIGTINDKFVFASETCAFDLIGAKYMRDVLPGEMIMVNKSGMRSYRFSDRTTRGAQCVFEHIYFARPDSIVFGKSVYSIRVELGKMLGKESPADADIIVPVPDSGVPAAIGYAQQTGIPFQMALIRNHYVGRTFIQPQQSIRDFNVRVKLNPISELIEGKEIVVIDDSIVRGTTSRKLIKMIRDAGAKKVHFRISSPPITSSCYYGIDTPTKEELIAANHALKEINAFIGADSLAYLSLEGLRAVVRYDADNFCYACFNGDYPEPFETSKRDHQLILFDDERSMGNGQ encoded by the coding sequence ATGGATGAATTAAAAGAAGATTGCGGCGTGTTTGGTATATGGGATGATAACGATGCAGCAAAGTTAACATATCTTGGGCTTTACGCGCTCCAGCATAGAGGGCAGGAAAGTGCAGGCATTGCCATATCAGACGGGACAAAACTTTATTCATATAAACAGATGGGATACGTGAATGAGATTTTTAATGAGCATGTACTTGCCATGTTTCGGGGCAAAAACGCAATAGGACATGTAAGATACTCAACTTATGGTTCGAGTGATTTGAGAAATGCCCAGCCTTTTGCTGTTGAGTATAAAGCGGGCGGGCTTGCAATCGCTCATAACGGCAATATTGTAAATTATGAAACAATCAGGACAAGGCTTGAAAACGAAGGCAGTATCTTCCAATCTACAATGGATACGGAGGTTATTGTTCATCTTGTTGCCAAGTCAAACAGAGAAACTCTTCATGAAAGACTCGCCGAGGCTTTGAATGAAATACGAGGTGCGTATTCTCTTCTGGTACTTACGGAAAATGAACTCATAGCGGTGAGAGACCCATATGGATTCAGACCGCTCGTCATCGGGACAATTAATGATAAGTTTGTCTTTGCCTCTGAAACCTGTGCCTTTGACTTGATTGGAGCAAAATATATGAGGGATGTTTTACCGGGTGAAATGATCATGGTAAACAAGAGTGGTATGCGGAGCTACAGATTTTCGGATAGAACAACAAGGGGCGCTCAATGTGTATTCGAGCACATATACTTTGCAAGACCCGATAGTATTGTATTCGGTAAAAGTGTTTATTCAATAAGGGTAGAGCTTGGTAAAATGCTTGGCAAAGAGTCGCCTGCTGATGCGGATATAATAGTACCTGTTCCAGACTCCGGTGTGCCTGCTGCAATAGGTTATGCACAGCAAACAGGGATACCGTTCCAGATGGCTTTAATAAGAAACCATTACGTCGGCAGAACATTTATTCAGCCGCAACAATCTATAAGGGACTTTAATGTCAGGGTAAAACTTAATCCCATTTCTGAGCTTATAGAAGGCAAGGAAATTGTAGTTATAGATGATTCGATTGTAAGAGGAACAACGAGCAGAAAGCTTATAAAAATGATACGGGATGCGGGGGCAAAAAAGGTTCATTTCCGGATCAGTTCACCCCCGATCACATCATCGTGTTATTATGGCATCGATACGCCCACTAAAGAAGAACTCATAGCAGCCAATCATGCCCTTAAAGAGATCAACGCCTTTATAGGAGCCGATTCATTGGCGTATCTGAGCTTAGAAGGATTAAGGGCTGTTGTTAGGTACGATGCTGATAACTTTTGTTATGCATGTTTTAACGGCGATTACCCCGAGCCGTTTGAGACTTCAAAAAGGGATCACCAGTTGATTCTATTTGATGACGAGAGGAGTATGGGAAATGGACAGTGA
- the pyrE gene encoding orotate phosphoribosyltransferase: MDSEKQQLLALIKKLSYEKRDVTLSSGKKSNYYIDGKQTTLDGHGAYLVGKLFLDIIKKEFKDIKAVGGLTLGADPITSAIIVVGYSQGMNMKGFIVRKEAKSHGTGAWIEGMKGFAPGDKVAVVEDVVTTGESAIKAVERVQEAGLRVTGIIAMLDRLEGGRKYIESKGYRLYSLFTRADLNE; this comes from the coding sequence ATGGACAGTGAAAAACAACAGCTGCTGGCACTAATCAAAAAACTTTCTTATGAGAAAAGGGACGTTACCCTTTCTTCCGGTAAGAAAAGTAATTATTACATTGATGGTAAACAAACCACTCTTGATGGGCATGGTGCGTATCTTGTCGGAAAATTATTTCTTGATATCATAAAAAAAGAGTTCAAAGACATAAAAGCCGTCGGAGGGCTAACGCTCGGTGCAGACCCTATTACATCAGCCATAATAGTTGTAGGGTACTCGCAGGGTATGAATATGAAAGGTTTTATAGTAAGAAAAGAGGCAAAAAGTCACGGCACCGGAGCATGGATAGAAGGGATGAAGGGCTTTGCACCAGGGGATAAAGTGGCTGTTGTTGAGGATGTTGTAACGACAGGTGAATCGGCTATAAAGGCTGTAGAAAGGGTTCAAGAAGCGGGTTTGCGTGTTACGGGAATTATTGCAATGCTTGATAGGCTTGAGGGTGGAAGAAAATACATTGAATCAAAAGGATACAGGTTATACTCCCTTTTTACAAGGGCAGACCTCAATGAATAA
- a CDS encoding MotA/TolQ/ExbB proton channel family protein, translated as MELLIKGGIFVYLILVFSIFSIGIFFEKLWTLRRSKVIPDNFILAIEGLIKNGDLEKSIELCKRDGSAIANIVLVAINNIGKGENTIKELVEAAGKQEIAKLGRYEEAISAVAATTPLLGLLGTVFGIIKAFKVIAVGGVGNPSLLAVGISEALFATASGLGAAVISFIAYKYIDGVLTKLSIALEADAVKILSVMPVKNKEIMP; from the coding sequence GTGGAGCTACTTATTAAAGGCGGTATTTTTGTTTACCTGATACTTGTTTTTTCTATATTTTCAATAGGTATATTTTTTGAGAAGTTGTGGACACTCAGGCGTTCAAAGGTGATTCCAGATAACTTTATCCTTGCGATAGAAGGGCTTATTAAAAATGGAGACCTTGAGAAATCGATAGAGCTGTGCAAAAGGGACGGCAGTGCTATTGCAAACATTGTGCTTGTTGCAATAAACAATATCGGTAAGGGTGAAAATACCATAAAAGAGCTTGTAGAGGCAGCAGGCAAACAGGAGATTGCAAAACTTGGCAGGTACGAAGAGGCAATATCGGCAGTAGCTGCTACAACCCCGCTGTTAGGGCTTCTTGGAACGGTATTCGGTATTATAAAGGCATTCAAGGTTATTGCTGTCGGCGGCGTAGGCAACCCATCATTACTTGCCGTTGGTATTTCGGAAGCATTGTTTGCAACAGCATCAGGGCTTGGTGCTGCCGTTATTTCCTTTATAGCTTACAAATATATAGACGGCGTGCTTACCAAATTATCGATAGCACTTGAAGCAGACGCGGTAAAGATACTCAGTGTTATGCCGGTTAAAAATAAGGAGATAATGCCATAA
- a CDS encoding biopolymer transporter ExbD → MNFKVKNKHELHIDVINMVDVFLNLLIFFMLSTTFISSPGIKVNLPHGKGDVMIKPKGEIRIYIDAKGQIFYNKKLVTKNGLRSQLVPTGKSTPDMLVIIVADKDVLHGRVVDVMEAVRSAGLHRLAIATTYSPESRKTP, encoded by the coding sequence ATGAATTTTAAAGTAAAAAACAAGCACGAACTACATATAGACGTGATCAACATGGTTGATGTGTTTTTAAACCTGCTTATCTTTTTTATGCTCTCAACAACGTTTATTTCATCACCCGGCATAAAGGTAAATCTACCTCACGGCAAAGGCGATGTAATGATTAAACCAAAAGGCGAGATAAGGATTTATATAGATGCAAAAGGTCAGATATTCTATAATAAAAAATTGGTTACTAAGAACGGGCTTAGATCGCAGCTTGTGCCAACGGGTAAATCAACACCCGACATGCTTGTTATTATAGTAGCAGATAAAGATGTTCTGCACGGAAGGGTTGTTGACGTTATGGAGGCAGTGAGATCAGCAGGACTGCATAGACTTGCAATTGCTACGACGTACAGCCCGGAATCACGGAAAACCCCGTAA
- a CDS encoding thiolase family protein, producing the protein MEKNPKDAVIVAATRTAIARANKGSLINVRSDDFGAHVVREVVKLTPKLDPREIEDLVVGCAMTDGEQGLNVARVIGILAGLPVEVPAATFNRFCSSSLEAINFVAMRIMTEFIDVGIAAGIESMSHIPMGGLNPDKALNIPLLNDIQEGKQPNVYITMGQTAENVAVKYKISREDQDKFSYESHVKAVKAIKAGLFKKEIIGINAPQADGTIKFFDTDECPRENTSLEKLASLPPAFSDTGTVTAGNSSPLNDGAGAVMLMSREKAKSLGIEPLATIRAMAAVGVPPELMGIGPIGAVRKVLSKAKLILKDIGVIELNEAFASQSLAVIRELGIQAEKVNPKGGAIAIGHPLGATGARIMTTLVNEMADNNVTFGIETMCVGGGMGVATIVERG; encoded by the coding sequence ATGGAGAAAAATCCAAAAGATGCTGTGATAGTAGCAGCAACAAGGACAGCAATAGCAAGGGCAAACAAAGGTAGTCTTATAAATGTAAGGTCGGATGATTTTGGCGCTCATGTTGTAAGAGAGGTTGTAAAACTGACTCCAAAACTTGATCCGAGGGAGATAGAGGATCTTGTCGTTGGATGCGCCATGACAGACGGTGAACAGGGTCTGAATGTGGCAAGGGTAATAGGTATACTTGCCGGACTACCCGTGGAGGTCCCGGCTGCAACATTCAACAGGTTTTGTTCATCGAGTCTCGAGGCTATAAACTTTGTAGCCATGCGAATAATGACGGAATTTATAGATGTTGGCATAGCCGCAGGCATAGAAAGTATGAGCCATATCCCGATGGGAGGATTAAATCCTGACAAGGCATTAAACATACCGTTATTAAATGATATCCAGGAAGGCAAGCAGCCAAACGTGTATATTACAATGGGACAGACTGCAGAGAATGTGGCAGTTAAATACAAGATATCAAGAGAGGATCAGGATAAATTCTCGTATGAAAGCCATGTAAAAGCCGTAAAGGCCATCAAAGCCGGATTATTTAAAAAGGAGATCATAGGCATAAATGCGCCGCAGGCGGACGGCACAATCAAGTTCTTTGATACCGATGAATGCCCGAGAGAGAACACATCACTTGAAAAACTTGCTTCATTGCCGCCAGCATTTTCAGACACTGGCACTGTAACAGCCGGGAATTCAAGCCCGCTTAATGATGGGGCAGGGGCTGTAATGTTGATGTCCAGGGAAAAGGCAAAATCACTCGGCATAGAGCCTCTTGCTACTATAAGGGCAATGGCTGCTGTCGGAGTACCGCCGGAGCTAATGGGCATAGGTCCTATCGGAGCAGTGAGAAAGGTTTTGTCAAAAGCGAAACTTATACTAAAGGATATCGGCGTAATCGAGCTGAATGAGGCGTTTGCATCTCAATCGCTTGCCGTAATAAGAGAACTCGGAATACAGGCAGAAAAAGTGAATCCAAAAGGCGGTGCAATTGCGATAGGGCATCCACTTGGTGCAACCGGCGCACGGATCATGACAACACTTGTTAATGAAATGGCCGATAACAACGTAACATTCGGCATTGAAACCATGTGTGTTGGAGGAGGGATGGGCGTGGCAACTATTGTTGAAAGAGGATAA
- a CDS encoding SDR family NAD(P)-dependent oxidoreductase — MQLNNKTILLTGASGGIGSAIGRLLINKGARLGLMARNKPALDRLVKELGNNAIAVAGDVGNRESSEKAVKEIISRFKSLDILINNAGVAYYGSIERMDMGSFDKMMKTNVYGVINMIQLTLPYIQKSRGMIVNISSVASKRAIPFLGAYSGSKSMVDAISDALRVELKDRNVKTLNFCPPEVETGFAGNAMKEKGIDFEDNKAVRRMFILKPDRVAKMIVNAMEKEKREVVAIKSIQFVNYAIPGILDNLFYRFIVKKHAKKPGK, encoded by the coding sequence ATGCAATTAAATAACAAAACAATCCTGCTTACAGGTGCCTCGGGTGGCATAGGCAGTGCGATCGGACGATTACTCATAAACAAAGGTGCAAGGCTCGGTTTAATGGCACGCAACAAGCCTGCGCTTGACAGACTCGTAAAGGAATTGGGCAATAATGCAATAGCCGTGGCCGGAGATGTAGGTAACAGAGAAAGCTCTGAGAAGGCTGTAAAAGAAATAATAAGCCGTTTTAAATCGCTTGATATCCTCATTAACAATGCAGGCGTTGCATACTATGGGTCCATAGAACGGATGGACATGGGTTCATTTGATAAAATGATGAAAACAAATGTTTACGGCGTAATCAATATGATTCAGCTTACGCTGCCGTATATACAAAAATCACGCGGCATGATTGTCAATATATCATCTGTTGCAAGTAAAAGGGCCATACCTTTTCTCGGTGCATACTCAGGGTCAAAAAGTATGGTTGATGCAATCTCGGATGCACTAAGGGTTGAATTAAAGGATCGGAATGTAAAAACCTTAAATTTCTGTCCGCCCGAGGTTGAAACAGGATTTGCTGGAAATGCAATGAAAGAAAAAGGCATAGATTTTGAGGATAATAAAGCTGTCAGAAGGATGTTCATCTTAAAACCGGACAGGGTTGCAAAGATGATAGTTAATGCCATGGAAAAAGAAAAGAGAGAGGTTGTTGCAATCAAATCCATACAGTTTGTCAACTATGCAATACCTGGTATACTTGATAATCTCTTTTACAGGTTTATTGTAAAAAAACACGCTAAAAAACCAGGGAAGTAA
- a CDS encoding glycosyltransferase family 4 protein has product MKILLVTSSTGWSGGQHQVYLLAKGLKIKGHDVSIVTSTGSELGKRLSNDGFDVHFLRMNKEADMFSIFRMTGILKTLKPDIINVHRPTAHTIAMISNMLSIRSKFFVTRRVSYGIPSRISAKIKYEWFVHGVIAISNDVKDSLIRTGVNEDIISLIPDAVDTDFFNPEHTAPAQGFDNHGTIIGTVGNANPQKGHKYLIEAMPAILKKHPEALLVDVGVSDQDIELSELAKNLDMGDRIIFTGNRHDVRPYLKAMDIFVFPSLVEGLGTAMLEAMSMKKPVIASRSGGMIDAIDDGRTGMLIEPASPDEIANAVCRLIDNPDYRTNLGTNAREAVIKNFSVNVVTEKTLKLFESVL; this is encoded by the coding sequence ATGAAGATTTTACTTGTAACATCGTCAACAGGCTGGAGCGGTGGACAGCATCAGGTTTACCTGCTCGCAAAAGGTTTGAAGATAAAGGGACATGATGTATCCATTGTCACATCCACAGGCAGTGAACTTGGTAAAAGATTAAGCAACGACGGTTTTGATGTACATTTCTTAAGGATGAACAAGGAAGCTGATATGTTTTCAATTTTCAGAATGACGGGTATATTGAAAACATTAAAGCCTGATATTATAAATGTTCACAGGCCTACCGCCCACACCATTGCAATGATATCCAATATGCTTTCAATTCGTTCAAAATTCTTTGTAACAAGGAGGGTATCTTACGGCATACCTTCAAGAATCTCGGCAAAGATTAAGTATGAATGGTTTGTGCACGGTGTTATTGCGATATCAAACGATGTAAAGGACAGCCTTATAAGAACGGGCGTTAATGAAGATATCATAAGTCTGATCCCTGATGCAGTTGATACGGATTTTTTTAATCCGGAACATACTGCACCGGCGCAGGGCTTTGATAATCATGGTACAATTATAGGGACCGTCGGAAATGCCAATCCACAAAAGGGACACAAGTATCTTATAGAGGCTATGCCTGCAATACTAAAAAAACATCCTGAAGCATTATTAGTTGATGTCGGCGTGAGTGATCAAGACATTGAATTGTCAGAGCTTGCCAAGAACCTTGATATGGGAGACAGGATAATATTTACAGGGAACCGGCATGATGTTAGACCGTATCTAAAGGCAATGGATATTTTTGTTTTCCCATCACTTGTAGAAGGGCTTGGAACAGCCATGCTCGAGGCAATGTCAATGAAAAAGCCCGTGATAGCAAGCAGGTCAGGCGGCATGATAGATGCGATAGATGACGGCAGGACCGGTATGCTAATAGAGCCTGCATCTCCCGATGAAATAGCAAATGCGGTATGCAGGCTGATCGATAATCCCGATTACCGGACGAATCTCGGTACAAACGCAAGAGAGGCAGTAATAAAAAACTTTTCCGTCAATGTTGTTACAGAAAAAACTCTGAAATTATTTGAATCGGTATTATGA
- a CDS encoding polysaccharide deacetylase family protein gives MIIILLLIAFIIFTVWYLEFFAYSIPVLYYHHIEPGDPVTPQVFETQMKYLIFRGYHSVSLDELYGFMKGGLRLHRKSFVLTFDDGFYCNYHYLMPLLKKHNLKATIFVVSGVRKQTSDNPEREVQRGYPSRTGTNKEAMDKFATWDELKVMIETGLASIEDHSLYHDRVYIDDTVKGFNTGAELDWQISGDTRQGTVKYKTGSFLAYKIFTGDIRLNNRLFTLTKEKPFDPYTDEGLNALKTEYIKYKKKNPVKYMYEANDIYINRIKTDLKKSKQTILEHTGRDPGFFCFPWGQYNRKLIKVIKDLGYKGAITTDKGANTKGGDTYRIKRFKVYRSELKWFKTFFFIHRSRLFSTIYSVFYGWL, from the coding sequence ATGATTATTATCCTATTACTTATCGCATTTATTATTTTTACTGTTTGGTATCTTGAATTTTTTGCATATTCGATTCCGGTGCTTTACTACCATCATATAGAGCCGGGTGACCCTGTCACACCACAGGTGTTTGAAACACAGATGAAGTACCTGATCTTCAGAGGCTATCATTCCGTATCGCTTGATGAATTGTATGGATTTATGAAAGGCGGATTAAGATTACATAGAAAAAGCTTTGTTCTAACATTCGATGACGGTTTTTACTGTAATTATCATTATCTTATGCCATTGCTTAAAAAGCATAATCTCAAGGCAACCATATTTGTAGTATCCGGCGTAAGGAAGCAAACATCGGATAATCCGGAGCGGGAGGTTCAAAGAGGCTATCCTTCAAGAACCGGTACAAATAAAGAAGCAATGGATAAGTTCGCCACATGGGACGAATTAAAAGTAATGATTGAGACAGGGCTTGCGAGCATAGAAGACCACAGCCTTTACCATGATCGGGTTTATATTGATGACACCGTAAAAGGCTTTAATACGGGGGCAGAGCTTGATTGGCAGATATCCGGAGATACTCGGCAGGGTACGGTCAAATACAAAACAGGCTCATTCCTGGCATACAAAATCTTCACTGGGGATATAAGACTCAATAATCGGCTTTTTACGCTTACAAAAGAAAAGCCCTTTGATCCATACACTGATGAAGGATTAAACGCGCTTAAAACGGAGTATATTAAATATAAAAAGAAAAATCCTGTTAAATACATGTATGAAGCAAATGACATTTACATAAACAGGATTAAGACAGACTTAAAAAAAAGCAAACAAACGATTTTAGAACATACGGGACGGGACCCTGGATTTTTTTGCTTCCCTTGGGGGCAGTACAACAGAAAGCTCATTAAAGTTATAAAGGATCTGGGTTATAAGGGTGCAATAACAACAGATAAAGGGGCAAATACAAAAGGCGGAGATACGTACAGAATAAAAAGATTTAAGGTTTACAGATCAGAGCTTAAATGGTTTAAAACATTTTTCTTCATCCATAGATCAAGGTTATTTTCTACAATTTATAGCGTGTTCTATGGCTGGCTTTAA
- a CDS encoding amidohydrolase family protein yields MINKFYMDNKSIIFAARYMFPVTSSAIKNGAVYVRNGIIYDFGDLKKITSRYKDVVVRELGSGILMPGFINAHTHLELGSLKAKLEPGDSFPSWILEILKYRLGLTKKKAIESVQKGIESLIRSGVVGVGEISTLGYDVEPLSKSHLYTVLFKEFTSAKKLNQGMFKSSDSMEQRPFLHAPYSTSSEAYILASKLFNTYGTHIAESIDEFKLITGKSNEFIKKFSPFIRRKPLMRRSISPVDYICRLGFLDKNATLVHFVHIDKYDLELARVHNSGIVLCPRSNAYLGVGLPRIDLLYDYPRVGLGTDGLSSNVSLDMTEEIRFLYLMSRPIIKEKAEFFAIRAATIGSAMSLFIEDKLGSIEKGKLGALIYLDTEITKNFYLSIINTQSSQIRNLTDV; encoded by the coding sequence ATGATAAATAAGTTTTACATGGACAATAAATCTATTATATTTGCTGCAAGGTATATGTTCCCTGTAACATCCTCTGCTATAAAGAACGGGGCTGTTTATGTTCGTAACGGCATTATTTATGATTTTGGGGATCTAAAAAAGATCACGTCACGGTATAAGGATGTAGTGGTACGGGAGCTTGGCAGCGGCATATTGATGCCAGGATTTATTAATGCACATACGCATCTTGAACTCGGTTCATTAAAAGCAAAGCTTGAACCCGGGGATAGTTTTCCTTCATGGATTTTAGAGATCCTTAAGTACAGGCTGGGTTTAACAAAAAAGAAGGCTATAGAATCTGTTCAAAAAGGGATAGAATCGCTTATCCGTTCCGGGGTTGTCGGAGTTGGTGAGATCTCTACACTCGGCTATGATGTAGAACCTTTATCAAAATCACATTTGTACACAGTGCTTTTTAAAGAATTTACATCCGCAAAGAAACTAAATCAAGGAATGTTCAAATCGTCTGACAGTATGGAGCAAAGGCCTTTTTTACATGCACCATACTCTACCTCATCGGAAGCCTATATACTTGCATCAAAGCTATTTAATACTTACGGCACTCATATTGCCGAAAGCATTGACGAGTTCAAACTTATAACGGGTAAGTCGAACGAATTTATCAAAAAATTCAGCCCGTTTATCAGGAGAAAACCGCTTATGCGAAGAAGTATTTCCCCTGTTGATTATATATGCAGGCTTGGGTTTTTAGATAAAAATGCAACACTGGTCCATTTTGTCCATATTGATAAATACGATCTTGAACTCGCACGGGTACACAACTCTGGTATTGTCCTTTGCCCAAGAAGTAATGCATATCTCGGCGTTGGCTTACCAAGAATAGATTTGCTTTATGATTATCCAAGAGTTGGTCTTGGAACAGACGGATTGAGCAGTAATGTATCGCTTGATATGACGGAAGAAATAAGGTTTCTCTATTTAATGTCGAGGCCTATTATAAAGGAAAAAGCAGAGTTTTTTGCAATAAGAGCTGCAACTATTGGAAGTGCTATGTCATTATTTATAGAAGATAAGCTTGGAAGTATTGAAAAAGGCAAGCTTGGTGCATTGATCTACCTTGATACAGAAATAACAAAAAACTTTTACCTCTCAATCATAAACACCCAGTCTTCGCAAATAAGAAATTTAACGGATGTTTAA